TGTTGGAGATGTCGTGGCGTCTATGCGCTGGTTTCGGCATTGCATCCTCGCTTGTGTTTTGACAAGCAAAGTATGCCACAAAATCAAACTCTAGACAATCTCGTGACTACACTGTCTAAGCACGCTGCTGGATACGTTTGTTCCCGGCGAGGTGGCGTATGAACGAAACTATGAAGGCGCCGGGTTGGGGCTGGCCATTGTGGTCCGACTGGTGCGGTTGCTGGACGGCGCGCTGTGCATTTCCAGCGAGGTGAATAACGGGACGGATATTTATTGCGCCTTGGAATTGGGCGTAGCGGAAGTGCAAAACCAAGAAGTGAAAAATACCGTAACAAACAGTGAAGAGAATTGACTCACGGGAGGACGCGCAATGAGCGATATGACATACCGCATTCTATTGGCGGAAGACGATGATGTGAACAGCCTGACCATACGGCGACTGCTGGAACATCATGGGCATAGCGTGGACGCGGTGACCAATGGATATGACGCATTGGAAAAGATGCGGCAGAACGAATACGATGTGGTGCTTATGGACATCCGCATGCCGCAACTGGACGGTTTGGAAGCCATGCGTCGAATCCGTTCGGACGAGGAGTTCCAGGCCCAGGCCGACATACCCATTGTGGCGCTCACTGCACATGCCATGATGGGAGACAGGGAAACCTTTCTTGCCGAAGGCATGAGCGGGTATCTTTCCAAGCCCGTGGAACTGGCGGATTTGTTGCAGGTTATGCAGGAGGTGGTGAAGAAATCCAGGTAGCCGGGGCGAGCGACTTCCCGGAACAAAATCATCGGTCCAACCCCTGGAAAACGCGTTCCATCCGGGCGTCACGCCG
This genomic window from Paucidesulfovibrio gracilis DSM 16080 contains:
- a CDS encoding response regulator, with protein sequence MSDMTYRILLAEDDDVNSLTIRRLLEHHGHSVDAVTNGYDALEKMRQNEYDVVLMDIRMPQLDGLEAMRRIRSDEEFQAQADIPIVALTAHAMMGDRETFLAEGMSGYLSKPVELADLLQVMQEVVKKSR
- a CDS encoding ATP-binding protein, with amino-acid sequence MAYERNYEGAGLGLAIVVRLVRLLDGALCISSEVNNGTDIYCALELGVAEVQNQEVKNTVTNSEEN